One Burkholderia gladioli genomic window, GCCTGCGCGCCGAGCCTGAACGGCGGCGTGCTGCCCAGGGAGCCGGCCGACCTGGCCCGCTACCCGCTGCTGCGCTCCGACGACGAGCTCTGGCGCCCCTGGTTCGACGCGGCGGGCCTGGAAACGCTCAGCGAACCCAAGCGCGGCCTGCTGTTCCAGGATTCCTCGCAACTGGTGCAGGCCGCCATCGACGGCCAGGGCATCGCCCTGGTGCGCCGCTCGCTGGCCGCGGCCGAACTCGACGCGGGGCGCATCGTGCGCCTGTTCGACATCGACGGGCCGAGCCCCTGGCACTGCTATTTCGTCTGCCTGCCCTCGCGGCTGGCCGCGCCGCGCGTGCAGGCCTTCCGCACCTGGCTGCTGGCGGAACTGGCGCATTTCGAACGGGAATGGCTGCGCATCGATGCCGAGCGCCTGGCCCGGCGGGCCGCGCGAAACGGGGAGGGGGAAACGATCGGGGGAAAGCCGCCGGGCGGGATGCCGGCGCAGGCAGGCCTCGCGGGAGCCGGCACGGCCGACGCGCCCGGGCTGCCCGGCGCGGCCATGGCGGCCGCGCCGAAGCGGGAGGAATGAGGCCGGCCAGGCCGGCCCGCGGCGCGCTCGCGCCTAGAGGACGACCTTCACCATCGGATGGCCGGTCAGCGAGCGATAGATATCGTCGAGCTGCTGCTGGCTGGTGGCGCGCACGGTGATGGTCAGGCCCGTGTAGTTGCCGCCGCTGGAGGAGCGCTCCTCGATCTTCTCGAGGTCGATCTCGTTGTCGTGCACGGCCACCACCTTGAAGATGGTGTCCTTGAACTCGGGATGCGCCTTCCCCATGATCTTGATCGGGAAGTCGCAGGGGAATTCGAGCAGCGTCTCCTTCCTGGTATCGATCGCGCCAGTCAGTTCGACTGTCTTGGACGGGTCGGTGGTCATAAGCTTCTCCAGAAGGAATCGATGAAAAGCCAGTGGGTGCCGCCAGGCCCCACCGGCAGGCTCAGGCCGCCGCCAGCTCGCTCGCCTTGGCGCGCTGGTAGGCCTCGTAGAGCGCGATGTAGACCGGGCCGGGGCGTCCATCCTGCACCGGCAACTGGTCGAGCGAGGTGACCGGCAGCACTTCCTTGGTCGCCGAGCTGAGCAGGATCTCGTCGGCCGCGCGCAGCTCGGCCTCGTTGATCTCGCGCGCCACGAAGGGGATCCCGCAGGCCTCGGCCAGTTCCTCGAGCAGCGCGTAGCGGATCCCCTCGAGGATCTTGTTGCTGCGCGGCGGCGCGAGCAGCTCGCCGTTCTTCACCACCCAGACGTTCGAGGAGGAACCCTCGGTGAGGTTGCCGTCGCGCAGTTGGATGGTCTCGAAGGCTTCGCGCTCGGCCGCATGCTGGGCCATCAGCACGTTGCCCAGCAGCGAGGTGGACTTGATGTCGGCATGCAGCCAGCGGCGATCCTCGGCCGTCACGCAGCGCACGCCGGTGGTGCGCATCTCGTTGCCGGGCAGCTCCATCGGGCTGACCATCATGAACACGGTGGGCGTGACCTCGGCCGGAAACGCGTGGCCGCGCCTGGCGACGCCGCGCGTGATCTGCAGGTAGGCCTTGGCATGCCGGCCGTCGCCGAGCCCGGCCGCGTTCGCTTCCAGCAGCTCGTCGAGCAGCGCTCGCCAGCCGGCATCGTCGCGCGGGTTGGGGATGCCCAGCTTCTTCAGGCTGCGGTCCAGCCGCGCCAGGTGCTGCGGTAGCCGGAACGGCTTGCGCCCGCCGCCTTCCACCGCGTACAGCGGCACCACCTCGTAGACGCCGTCGCCGAAGATGAAACCGCGATCGAGCACCGGCACGCGCGCCTCGGACAGCGGCACCCGTTGCTCCTGCGAGGACACGCTCAGATAGACGACCGGATCGAAATCTGCTTGGCTCATGGCGATCAAGGAGGAAAAGATGAAGGCGCGGGACAGCGCCCGCGCCGACAGCTTACCGCTTGCGGCGCGCCGGCGTCGTGCCGGGCACGTCGAAGCTTACTTCTTGCTGAACATCAGCAGGATCGAATCCCAGATCCGGCCGAGCAGGCCCGCTTCCGGCACCGCCTGCAGCGCCACCACCGGGAATTGCGCAACGGTCTTGCCGTCGGCCACGAACTGCACCGTGCCGACCTGCTGGCCTTCGGCCAGCGGCGCGATCAGCGGCGTGTTCAGCGTGACCTGCGGCTTGAGCTTGTCGCCCACGCCCTTGGGCAGTGTGACGAACTGGTCCTTCTGCACGCCGACCTGCACGGAATTGGCCCGACCCTTGTAGACGCGCGGCGTCTCGACGGCCTGGCCGCCCTTGTAGAGGCGCACCGCATCGAAGGCGCTGTAGCCGTAGTTCAGCATCTTCATGCTGTCCTGCACGCGGTCGCTTTCCTTGGTCTCGCCCATCATCACCGAGACCAGGCGGCGCGTGCCGCCGTCGGCGCCCGGCAGCGGACGCTTGGCCGAGGCGATCAGGCAGTAGCCGGCGGCCTGGGTGTGGCCGGTCTTCAGGCCGTCGACGGTCGGGTCGATCCACAGCAGCCGGTTGCGGTTCGGCTGGCGGATGTTGTTGTAGCTGAATTCCTTGACCGAGAAGATGTTGTAGTAGTCGGGGAAGTCGCGGATCAGGCGCGCCGACAGCTTGGC contains:
- a CDS encoding transcriptional regulator GcvA, with the translated sequence MDLRKLPPLNALRAFEAAARHESFSRAADELFVTHGAISHQVRALEEELGVPLFVRRGKRLSLTESGERYARQVRAALTILLDATQDVRAADRGNRLVVSSLQSFAARWITPRIGSFIDRHPDIDLELQSTNSLTDFSRDDVDIAIRFGNGHYPGLHVEKLFDEMFFPACAPSLNGGVLPREPADLARYPLLRSDDELWRPWFDAAGLETLSEPKRGLLFQDSSQLVQAAIDGQGIALVRRSLAAAELDAGRIVRLFDIDGPSPWHCYFVCLPSRLAAPRVQAFRTWLLAELAHFEREWLRIDAERLARRAARNGEGETIGGKPPGGMPAQAGLAGAGTADAPGLPGAAMAAAPKREE
- a CDS encoding YbeD family protein, with amino-acid sequence MTTDPSKTVELTGAIDTRKETLLEFPCDFPIKIMGKAHPEFKDTIFKVVAVHDNEIDLEKIEERSSSGGNYTGLTITVRATSQQQLDDIYRSLTGHPMVKVVL
- a CDS encoding D-amino acid aminotransferase — encoded protein: MSQADFDPVVYLSVSSQEQRVPLSEARVPVLDRGFIFGDGVYEVVPLYAVEGGGRKPFRLPQHLARLDRSLKKLGIPNPRDDAGWRALLDELLEANAAGLGDGRHAKAYLQITRGVARRGHAFPAEVTPTVFMMVSPMELPGNEMRTTGVRCVTAEDRRWLHADIKSTSLLGNVLMAQHAAEREAFETIQLRDGNLTEGSSSNVWVVKNGELLAPPRSNKILEGIRYALLEELAEACGIPFVAREINEAELRAADEILLSSATKEVLPVTSLDQLPVQDGRPGPVYIALYEAYQRAKASELAAA